From the Mycobacterium noviomagense genome, the window GCGCCACCAGTCCGGACGCCAGCATGCGAGGTGCCACCAAACGCTGCACCGGGTTGATGCCCAACACCTCCATTGCGTCGATTTCTTCACGAATAGTGCGCGAACCCAGGTCCGCGCACATCGCGGTGGCGCCGGCGCCGGCCACGATCAACACCGTCACCAGCGGACCGACCTGGGTGACCGCGCCGAAGGCGGCGCCCGCGCCGGAAAGGTCTGCCGCGCCCAATTCGCGCAGCAGGATGTTGAGAATAAAGCTGACCAGAACCGTGAAAGGTATGGCCACCAACAATGTTGGAAGCAGTGAAACGCGCGCGATGAACCAGCACTGTTCTAGGAACTCTCTCCATTGGAACGGCCGGCGGAACACAAATCTCACCGCGTCCCCCGACATCGCGGCCAGGCCACCCACGGCTTGCATCGCTTCGGAGAAGCCCCTCGGCAAA encodes:
- a CDS encoding MlaE family ABC transporter permease, giving the protein MANKAADRWSSGVTLPRGFSEAMQAVGGLAAMSGDAVRFVFRRPFQWREFLEQCWFIARVSLLPTLLVAIPFTVLVSFILNILLRELGAADLSGAGAAFGAVTQVGPLVTVLIVAGAGATAMCADLGSRTIREEIDAMEVLGINPVQRLVAPRMLASGLVALLLNSLVVIIGILGGYSFSVFIQNVNPGAFAAGITLLTGVPEVIISCVKAALFGLIAGLVACYRGLSISGGGAKAVGNAVNETVVYAFMSLFVVNVVVTAIGIRFSTK